One region of Psychrobacter sp. DAB_AL43B genomic DNA includes:
- a CDS encoding extracellular solute-binding protein, protein MIKNATLKTILLVAVVSCMPVSYAAPITTAALGHNSPTEYIDAPFMPYANPKAPTGGTLSLDARGTFNAANKWMTTGVAMVGTDYLYDTLMTGSLNEAFTMYPQLASKVTYDPDDTSWIIYHLNPAARFWNGTPVTSSDVKATYDAILNKGPMYIRSYLGDIKDIQVIDKQRVKFVFDSDDNKEILLTVGQFPIFAKSSIDTDFEKISLTPLMGSGPYKLGRVDAGRSISYVRDPNYWGRDLMVNRGRYNFDMIKFVYYQSDEIAFEGFKSGQYRFRPENKASNWATGYNFPAVKAGLVNKETISSENPVPMQGLVMNMRRPIFQDIRVRQALSKAYDFEWMNKTLFHGQYERLQSFFHGSELAATGKPSTEEMQVLTPLLSKLEPIQRQAVLGEWQLPTSDGSGFNRTELLKARQLLLDAGFYYQDMKLYQPDGMLAQIEILMTGETMGRVLLPYIRNLKRLGFDTTLRQVDGPQYYERVRRFDYDMVTDVFAQSLSPGAEQAAFWGSAAADQVGNRNTIGVKNSAIDQVTAALANAESRDEIILYTHVLDRLLRAGHYLVPLYGKSATNVAYWNQYRHTEKLPSNAIGIDYWWTDKAAEARINQYLKQ, encoded by the coding sequence ATGATAAAAAATGCCACGCTAAAAACCATTTTATTAGTTGCAGTTGTGAGCTGCATGCCTGTCAGTTACGCTGCACCAATCACCACTGCTGCGCTTGGGCATAATAGTCCTACTGAATATATTGACGCGCCCTTTATGCCCTATGCCAATCCAAAGGCGCCGACAGGTGGCACGTTATCGCTTGATGCGCGCGGCACCTTTAATGCGGCCAACAAATGGATGACTACTGGTGTAGCGATGGTTGGCACCGATTATCTATATGATACTTTGATGACTGGCTCATTGAATGAAGCGTTTACTATGTATCCGCAGCTGGCAAGTAAAGTCACTTATGATCCTGATGATACCAGTTGGATTATTTATCATCTTAATCCTGCAGCGCGTTTTTGGAATGGAACGCCGGTTACCAGTAGTGACGTCAAAGCCACTTATGATGCAATATTAAATAAAGGACCGATGTATATTCGCAGTTACTTAGGAGATATTAAAGATATTCAAGTTATTGATAAGCAACGCGTGAAGTTTGTCTTTGACTCTGATGACAATAAAGAGATTTTATTAACAGTCGGGCAGTTTCCTATTTTTGCCAAATCCTCTATCGATACTGATTTTGAAAAAATTAGCTTAACGCCCTTGATGGGCAGTGGGCCTTATAAGCTTGGACGCGTCGACGCCGGTCGTTCGATTAGTTACGTGCGTGATCCCAATTATTGGGGTCGTGATTTGATGGTCAATCGTGGTCGTTATAATTTCGATATGATTAAGTTTGTGTATTATCAAAGTGATGAGATTGCCTTTGAGGGCTTTAAATCTGGTCAATATCGTTTTCGCCCTGAAAACAAAGCCTCTAATTGGGCAACGGGCTACAATTTCCCTGCCGTCAAAGCAGGCCTGGTTAATAAAGAAACGATAAGCAGTGAAAATCCAGTGCCGATGCAAGGACTGGTGATGAATATGCGCCGGCCAATTTTTCAAGATATTCGCGTTCGTCAAGCACTGAGCAAGGCTTATGATTTCGAGTGGATGAATAAGACTTTATTTCATGGGCAGTATGAACGCTTACAAAGCTTCTTTCATGGCTCAGAGCTTGCTGCGACTGGCAAACCATCTACTGAAGAGATGCAGGTGCTCACCCCTTTATTATCCAAGCTCGAGCCAATTCAACGTCAGGCAGTATTAGGTGAATGGCAGCTGCCAACTAGTGACGGCAGCGGCTTTAACCGTACAGAATTATTAAAGGCACGGCAGTTATTACTCGATGCGGGGTTTTATTATCAAGATATGAAGCTATATCAACCTGATGGCATGCTTGCTCAGATTGAGATTCTGATGACGGGCGAAACCATGGGACGCGTGCTGCTACCTTATATTCGCAATTTAAAGCGTCTAGGATTTGATACGACATTACGTCAAGTCGATGGACCACAATATTACGAACGCGTGCGCCGTTTTGACTATGATATGGTGACGGATGTATTTGCGCAGAGTTTATCCCCGGGTGCAGAACAAGCAGCATTTTGGGGCAGTGCGGCTGCTGACCAAGTTGGTAATAGGAATACTATTGGTGTTAAAAATTCAGCCATTGATCAGGTAACAGCAGCACTTGCGAATGCTGAAAGCCGCGACGAGATTATTTTATATACTCACGTACTTGATCGTCTGCTCCGTGCAGGTCATTACTTAGTGCCTTTATATGGTAAGTCGGCTACCAATGTCGCTTACTGGAATCAATACCGTCATACTGAAAAACTGCCGTCCAATGCTATCGGTATCGACTACTGGTGGACAGATAAAGCAGCAGAAGCCCGCATTAATCAGTATTTAAAACAATAA
- the yejB gene encoding microcin C ABC transporter permease YejB, translating to MGRYILKRLLLILPTLFLILLANFVIVQAAPGGPVEQQLALIEQGAKDNALGANIGAGSAGGNNSTYQGTRGLSEEMVAAINAQYGFDKSAPERFWLMLKNYVKLDFGESFFKGQSVTDLIIEKLPVSISLGLWSTLLIYMIAIPLGIYKAMHHGSGIDKATAMLLAIGHAIPVFVFAVILLVFFAGGSYWNVFPLQGLTSENFDQLSTLGKVKDYFWHLALPLLASTVGGFAGLTYLTKFSFLEELGKQYVLTARAKGLGERQVLYGHVFRNAMLIIIAGIPAAIVGIFFAGNFLIEIIFKLDGLGLLGFEAIQQRDYPVIFGTLFIFTLVGLLLQLISDLSYHLIDPRIDFEGR from the coding sequence ATGGGTCGTTATATCTTAAAAAGATTATTGCTGATATTACCGACGCTTTTTTTGATATTGCTGGCGAACTTTGTCATTGTACAGGCGGCACCAGGTGGACCTGTAGAGCAGCAGCTTGCGCTTATCGAGCAAGGCGCAAAAGACAACGCGCTGGGTGCTAATATTGGTGCGGGCAGTGCAGGAGGCAATAACAGTACCTATCAAGGGACACGCGGTTTGTCAGAGGAGATGGTAGCAGCCATTAATGCGCAATACGGCTTTGATAAATCTGCGCCTGAGCGCTTTTGGCTGATGCTCAAGAACTATGTAAAGCTAGATTTTGGTGAGTCGTTTTTTAAAGGTCAATCAGTAACGGATTTGATTATCGAGAAGCTGCCAGTCTCAATCTCGCTTGGGCTTTGGAGTACGTTACTGATTTATATGATAGCGATTCCGCTTGGTATTTATAAAGCCATGCATCATGGCTCGGGAATTGATAAAGCAACGGCTATGCTGCTTGCTATCGGGCATGCAATACCGGTATTTGTGTTTGCGGTGATTTTATTGGTGTTTTTTGCTGGCGGCAGCTACTGGAATGTTTTTCCACTGCAAGGATTAACCTCAGAGAATTTTGATCAATTAAGCACACTTGGTAAAGTTAAAGATTACTTTTGGCATCTGGCTTTGCCACTCTTAGCCAGTACCGTTGGCGGTTTTGCTGGCTTGACTTATTTGACTAAGTTTAGCTTTTTAGAAGAGCTGGGTAAGCAATATGTCCTTACCGCCCGCGCCAAAGGCTTAGGTGAGCGGCAAGTCTTATATGGTCATGTCTTTCGTAATGCCATGCTGATTATTATCGCCGGTATCCCAGCGGCTATCGTTGGGATTTTCTTTGCCGGTAACTTTCTTATTGAAATTATTTTTAAGCTTGATGGTTTGGGATTGTTAGGTTTCGAAGCCATTCAGCAGCGTGACTATCCAGTGATATTCGGTACGCTATTTATCTTTACCTTAGTGGGGCTGTTATTACAGTTAATCAGCGATTTAAGTTATCACTTAATCGATCCGCGTATTGATTTTGAGGGGCGCTAA
- the serC gene encoding 3-phosphoserine/phosphohydroxythreonine transaminase: MSTNSASTTEHHRVPNFSAGPATIPTAVLSRAQEELLDWQGRGVSVMEISHRSKEYIAITEKAEAKLRSLMDIPDNYKVLFLQGGASLQFSAIPLNLLNNGRADYLNTGTWSGKAVKEAERYAKLGLGEINVVATGKGSNFTDVPEQNEWAISEDAAYFHYCANETIHGLQIFEPPQVDAPIIVDMSSCILSQPIDVSKFGMIYAGAQKNIGPAGLVIVVIREDLLGQASEWCPLLMNYEHQAEKESMSNTPATYSWYLAGLVFDWLEEQGGVAAIGKINQQKADLLYKTIDDSSFYSNPVAPKYRSIMNVPFTLADASLDKIFLEESEAAGLLHLKGHRDVGGMRASIYNAVSLEWVQQLVDFMIAFEKKHA; encoded by the coding sequence ATGTCTACAAACTCAGCCTCTACAACTGAACATCACCGTGTACCTAACTTTTCTGCCGGACCTGCTACGATACCGACCGCTGTATTATCACGTGCCCAAGAAGAATTGCTCGACTGGCAAGGACGTGGTGTATCAGTGATGGAAATCAGCCATCGTAGTAAAGAGTACATCGCGATTACTGAAAAAGCCGAGGCTAAACTGCGTTCATTGATGGACATTCCAGATAATTATAAAGTGCTGTTTTTACAAGGCGGCGCCAGCTTACAGTTTTCAGCGATTCCATTAAACTTGTTAAATAATGGACGTGCTGATTATCTCAATACCGGTACTTGGTCAGGCAAAGCGGTCAAAGAAGCAGAGCGCTATGCCAAACTTGGTCTTGGTGAAATTAATGTGGTTGCAACAGGTAAAGGCAGCAATTTTACTGATGTGCCTGAGCAAAATGAATGGGCTATTAGCGAAGATGCCGCTTACTTTCATTATTGTGCCAATGAAACCATTCATGGTTTACAGATATTTGAACCACCACAAGTTGATGCGCCCATTATCGTTGATATGTCTTCTTGTATCTTGTCACAGCCAATCGACGTCTCTAAATTTGGCATGATTTACGCTGGTGCACAAAAGAATATTGGCCCTGCAGGTCTAGTGATTGTCGTCATCCGTGAAGATTTATTAGGGCAGGCAAGTGAGTGGTGCCCGCTACTGATGAACTATGAACATCAGGCTGAAAAAGAGTCGATGTCAAACACACCAGCGACCTATTCTTGGTATTTAGCAGGTTTGGTTTTTGACTGGTTAGAAGAGCAGGGCGGCGTCGCGGCTATCGGCAAAATCAACCAGCAAAAAGCGGACTTACTTTATAAGACGATTGATGACAGCAGCTTTTATAGCAATCCAGTTGCCCCTAAATATCGCTCTATCATGAACGTACCGTTTACGCTAGCAGATGCTAGCCTTGACAAGATATTCTTAGAAGAGTCAGAAGCAGCAGGCTTACTGCATCTAAAAGGTCACCGCGATGTGGGCGGTATGCGTGCCAGTATTTACAATGCGGTGTCGTTAGAATGGGTACAGCAACTAGTCGACTTTATGATTGCGTTTGAAAAGAAACACGCTTAA
- a CDS encoding M48 family metalloprotease: MDFFGEQRKRTQRSLLLYGLFFLIIFAHIAVALGVMALLLTLFTGGIYYWALILVVVWTIGSFVIGSFLEYGRLAAGGRAIAQRVGAVRLFVDHSQDAWEHSRGVSHQHEPVQKVRFSARHIAVRDERDFPPVYRRYYEIAQQLAIASGLSMPILYVLPDEQGINGFVAGRHSQDMVLVVTQGALDKLSDEALYGLIGHEYGHILHGDATFNLQLMVVLAGLQLLYDWSDSINNIGSSRHNNHHNDFDNAVNQNKPLPQRAIDSHARSTEVQTASFTTHSEWVTYWKKQSQSQQSSVKSQAMWLQNRRDTDRQAPRNIWTLLIHGLSFSSMASAQLIKHSFNRERELLADATSIQLTRSPAIMETLKAIHRDSLGSRLSSIADINGLSHFFFASSGADLGDVSWFATHPSLAERMSAINANVYQKFAVQVAKEKRVNQNKIKEIYEQRRLGDWGVITANSLSKITQGKTASQSPPLNSQLTSDINKSNANKDSYSAKKSVASNPDETIGKEIAAFSTVEMSSDSETDDGLEFVVEQDVVIDGRLQVQAREIGTYKLLKPWEAKPDSDLPAKDLVSFDDIQKVSLPQYILNHIHHPLGALALIETAMLCHQGRILSTTATYDLADIWIGIPSDKIYATTDDDIKSKARIASDEKNLPHTIDHKLLEMVASIDRRLDNTLIMLAIKQLSQHDLSENAINELRLKSESSYSNQSYQDYIQQEKSRKMLSRYQKGILELFERQLTANLSKNFADNIMNEGDNIGKFKPVCTHSNNTKSRTPSILALWQALHLQQLLPVLNTILNDEYSNEYWSWQQKLQAGRDDIIAQLDPSDQVFDSLGIAEQAMLTLLAYRLSNDAKGQMTPALDVNNTSVAYYAVDLRRQTRLIDIDLAAVSEANLQWLLLTAQNLNSVQLLALLEAVPIFESSTADLKHDDNIQKKQQERQQHNHQIDYNATTNKPYAYNDYRQWLSTLHTAMLHDTIVSQDEYDCLTLLSEHWLKVRQLF; the protein is encoded by the coding sequence ATGGATTTTTTTGGCGAACAGCGCAAACGTACTCAGCGCAGCCTACTGCTGTATGGGCTATTTTTTCTTATTATATTCGCGCATATTGCGGTGGCACTCGGTGTCATGGCGCTGTTGCTCACGCTATTTACTGGTGGCATTTATTATTGGGCATTGATACTGGTTGTTGTATGGACGATCGGTAGCTTCGTCATTGGTAGTTTTTTGGAGTATGGACGCTTAGCAGCAGGGGGTCGTGCGATTGCTCAGCGAGTTGGCGCAGTTCGGTTGTTTGTTGACCATAGCCAAGATGCTTGGGAGCATAGTCGCGGGGTTAGCCATCAGCATGAGCCGGTACAAAAGGTTCGCTTTAGCGCGCGTCATATCGCGGTACGTGATGAGCGTGATTTCCCGCCTGTTTACCGTCGTTATTATGAAATTGCCCAGCAGCTGGCCATTGCTTCAGGTTTGAGTATGCCAATTCTATATGTGCTGCCTGATGAGCAAGGGATTAATGGTTTCGTCGCGGGTCGTCATAGCCAAGATATGGTGCTGGTGGTGACTCAAGGGGCGCTTGATAAGCTGTCTGATGAGGCACTATACGGGCTCATAGGGCATGAATATGGTCATATATTGCATGGCGATGCTACATTTAATTTACAATTAATGGTGGTGCTAGCAGGCCTACAATTACTCTATGACTGGAGTGATTCTATTAATAATATTGGCTCTAGCCGTCACAATAATCATCACAATGATTTTGATAATGCTGTTAATCAAAATAAACCTTTACCACAAAGAGCCATTGATAGCCATGCTCGCAGCACTGAGGTACAAACGGCAAGTTTTACGACTCATAGTGAGTGGGTAACCTACTGGAAAAAGCAATCCCAAAGCCAGCAGTCATCAGTTAAAAGTCAAGCAATGTGGTTACAAAATAGACGAGACACTGATCGGCAAGCGCCTCGTAATATTTGGACATTGCTGATACATGGATTGAGCTTTTCTAGCATGGCCAGTGCGCAGCTAATCAAGCATAGCTTTAACCGTGAGCGTGAATTACTCGCCGATGCCACCAGCATACAGCTCACGCGCTCGCCGGCGATTATGGAAACCTTAAAGGCCATTCATCGAGATTCTCTAGGCTCGCGCTTATCAAGTATCGCTGATATCAATGGACTCAGCCACTTCTTCTTTGCCAGTAGTGGAGCGGACTTGGGTGATGTTTCATGGTTTGCTACGCATCCAAGCTTAGCTGAACGTATGAGTGCTATTAATGCCAATGTTTACCAAAAATTTGCTGTACAAGTCGCCAAAGAAAAGCGCGTAAATCAAAACAAAATCAAAGAGATATATGAGCAGCGACGATTAGGCGATTGGGGAGTGATAACAGCAAATAGCCTAAGTAAAATTACGCAAGGAAAAACCGCAAGTCAATCTCCACCACTTAATTCTCAATTAACATCCGATATTAATAAAAGCAATGCTAATAAAGACAGTTATTCAGCTAAGAAAAGCGTTGCTAGCAATCCTGATGAGACTATTGGCAAAGAAATTGCTGCCTTTTCTACTGTTGAAATGAGTAGTGACTCAGAAACAGACGATGGGCTTGAGTTTGTCGTAGAGCAAGACGTCGTTATTGATGGGCGTTTGCAGGTACAGGCGCGTGAGATTGGTACTTATAAGTTGTTAAAGCCTTGGGAAGCAAAACCTGATAGCGATTTGCCAGCGAAAGACTTAGTCAGTTTCGATGATATACAAAAAGTCTCCCTGCCGCAGTATATTCTCAATCACATTCATCATCCGCTAGGGGCACTCGCACTTATCGAGACGGCAATGCTATGCCATCAAGGTCGCATACTTTCAACGACTGCAACTTATGATTTGGCTGATATCTGGATTGGGATTCCTAGTGATAAAATATATGCTACGACCGATGATGATATTAAATCTAAAGCTCGCATTGCTAGCGATGAGAAAAATTTACCGCATACCATAGATCATAAGTTATTAGAGATGGTTGCCAGTATCGACCGCCGCTTAGATAATACTTTAATTATGCTGGCGATAAAACAACTGTCTCAACATGATTTATCTGAAAATGCTATCAATGAATTACGTTTAAAGAGTGAAAGCAGCTATAGCAACCAAAGTTACCAGGATTATATTCAGCAAGAAAAAAGTCGTAAGATGCTTAGTCGTTATCAGAAAGGCATACTTGAGTTATTTGAACGTCAGCTAACAGCCAATTTAAGCAAAAATTTTGCTGATAATATAATGAATGAAGGAGATAATATCGGTAAATTTAAACCAGTATGCACTCATTCAAATAATACCAAATCACGAACACCATCGATTTTAGCATTATGGCAGGCGCTGCATTTACAGCAACTTCTACCCGTATTGAATACAATACTAAATGATGAATATTCAAATGAATACTGGTCTTGGCAGCAAAAACTGCAAGCTGGTAGGGATGATATAATTGCCCAACTTGATCCTTCAGATCAGGTATTCGACAGCCTCGGTATTGCTGAGCAAGCGATGTTGACGTTATTGGCTTATCGCTTATCAAACGATGCTAAAGGTCAGATGACGCCAGCGCTCGACGTTAATAATACCAGTGTTGCTTATTATGCCGTGGACTTGCGACGTCAAACGCGCCTGATTGATATTGATTTAGCAGCTGTTAGCGAGGCAAACTTACAATGGTTGCTGCTTACTGCACAAAATTTAAATAGTGTTCAACTACTGGCGTTGCTAGAAGCTGTGCCTATCTTTGAGTCCTCTACCGCAGATCTTAAGCATGACGATAACATTCAAAAAAAGCAACAAGAGCGACAACAGCACAACCATCAAATAGATTATAATGCGACTACCAATAAGCCTTATGCTTATAATGATTACCGGCAATGGCTGAGTACATTGCATACGGCAATGTTACACGATACGATAGTCAGTCAGGATGAATATGATTGCTTGACCTTACTATCAGAACACTGGTTAAAGGTTCGACAGCTTTTTTAG
- the gloB gene encoding hydroxyacylglutathione hydrolase: protein MSIRIHPIKAFNDNYIWTLINDSNKQAIVIDPGQSEPVIAYLEENELELTSIWTTHHHHDHIGGVAELQESYPMTHLVAHAEHNVDEDQTIKDGSTVSAWGNAAQVWDVSGHTASHMAYILDIEGRKHCFCGDTLFSAGCGRVFTGTIEQLHESFKRLNGLPTDTLLYPAHEYTASNLRFGLSIEPDNAAMQRALTQAEEKTTQGIPTLPVTLEHERAVNVFLRTQEPSVIAGVKAKVNIDDEKSLTVFAALRELKNNF from the coding sequence ATGAGTATTCGTATTCACCCCATTAAAGCATTTAATGACAATTATATTTGGACACTAATTAATGACAGTAATAAACAGGCGATTGTTATTGATCCGGGTCAATCTGAACCTGTTATTGCTTACTTAGAAGAAAATGAATTAGAGCTGACTTCGATTTGGACGACTCATCATCACCATGATCATATCGGCGGCGTCGCAGAGCTACAAGAGTCCTATCCGATGACGCATCTGGTAGCGCATGCTGAACATAACGTCGATGAAGATCAGACCATAAAAGATGGCAGTACAGTGAGCGCATGGGGCAACGCAGCGCAAGTATGGGACGTGTCTGGTCATACTGCCAGTCATATGGCTTATATTTTAGATATCGAAGGCCGTAAGCATTGTTTTTGCGGTGATACACTATTTAGTGCTGGTTGTGGGCGTGTTTTTACTGGAACCATTGAGCAATTACATGAGAGCTTTAAGCGTCTAAACGGGCTGCCAACCGATACCTTGTTATACCCTGCGCACGAATATACCGCTAGCAACTTACGTTTTGGCTTGTCGATTGAACCTGATAATGCCGCAATGCAGAGAGCATTGACGCAAGCAGAAGAAAAAACAACACAAGGCATCCCAACATTACCGGTGACTTTAGAGCATGAGCGTGCGGTAAATGTGTTTTTACGTACGCAAGAGCCGAGTGTGATAGCAGGGGTGAAAGCTAAAGTAAATATCGATGATGAAAAGTCTTTGACGGTATTTGCCGCTTTACGTGAGCTTAAAAATAACTTCTAG